The following are encoded together in the Kwoniella europaea PYCC6329 chromosome 1, complete sequence genome:
- a CDS encoding histone H4, with the protein MSGRGKGGKGLGKGGAKRHRKVLRDNIQGITKPAIRRLARRGGVKRISGLIYEETRGVLKIFLENVIRDSVTYTEHAKRKTVTSLDVVYALKRQGRTLYGFGA; encoded by the exons aTGTCCGGTCGAGGaaaaggtggtaaaggtttaggtaaaggtggtgcCAAGCGACACAGAAAGGTCCTGAGAGATAACATCCA AGGTATCACCAAGCCCGCTATCAGACGTCTCGcaagaagaggtggtgttAAGCGAATCTCAGGTCTCATCtacgaag AAACCCGAGGTGTCCTCAAGATCTTCCTCGAGAACGTCATCCGAGATTCCGTCACCTACACCGAACACGCCAAGAGAAAGACCGTCACTTCCCTCGATGTCGTATACGCCTTGAAGAGACAAGGTAGAACCTTGTACGGTTTCGGTGCTTAA
- a CDS encoding potassium/sodium efflux P-type ATPase, fungal-type, producing MTTEKYTTKTNNNFDSSNAEKGISRADTGATATSLSLPFKPHTAPSAKVLDALGANASKGLSESDVRKRLEQYGPNRLKPPKKPSIFNIVLRQIGNAMTVILIAAMAVSFGTMDWISGGVIGALVVLNVTVGTITEWQAEKTVASLESVGAPQATVIRSSDGREITTKVIAVEEVVPGDLVLLKNGDIVPADGRVLEGHCSNLECDEAFLTGESLPVAKQSDPVDEEDCPVGDRLSMVFSGAQVTKGRARVVITTTGMNTEIGKIAEALEAKAKKTDTGFAAHWHKFKVIMGVAETTPLQIKLNKLAYFLLGCAIVIAIIVVASTGFKDVPLSVATYAVAAAVSILPASLIAVVSLTLARASTDLAQRNALVRRMDAIEALAGVENVCSDKTGTLTVGRMVVRKFWVPALDPRANESAPLNTRRGQAYSFETGSDPFYPRGEVRSDREEISPAGAVLDLKRKPQRQLSGESTPENDPDSQEIALQEQVVLVDELEIGLRDLALCASLCNQATLSRPADNESNWEANGDPTEIALQVAAHKLGHGKPFLTHSRPNPNRADSVRSGHSGRPPIAGSRGHYEQIIEHPFDSTVKRMSIAYRFVPDDNKEAHVQCFLKGAVERVFELCTSVHGEQLTDERKKDIMVKVDALAAQGLRVLALCGKRLPSRSADEVKAMPRDQFENDFAFLGLAGIFDPPRKESPGAVADCLRAGITPRMLTGDHPATATAIALNIGILEKAYSKEAVMTGQQFDALSEDEIDKLPELPLVVARCAPETKVRMVDAIHRRGQKTVMTGDGVNDSPALKRADVGVGMGTGSDVAKQSARIVLSDDNFSTIIRAIRKGRSVFKNLAKFLLYLLSGNLAEIIVLMIGLAFKDENGQSVFPLSAVAALWINTLAAGPPALALGLEPTAVDAMEQPPTSFHQIFTLEFYVDLVFYGVLMGALSLVNFVIVLWGYFPGDLGRYCNEGDSEICDPVFQARATCFSTLVIILMIHGLECKHLSKGIMQVNLRDNKVLLWSVFVLALGTFPVVYIPVINNKVFLHGALKWEWGIVFGMIFVYLGCTELYKWCKRIYIRRTHVPVPTRGPSDKTLKMENTIAPV from the exons ATGACAACAGAGAAATATACGACAAAGACGAATAACAATTTCGATAGTAGTAATGCTGAGAAAGGGATTTCTCGAGCTGATACGGGAGCGACAGCCACTTCCCTATCACTACCTTTCAAACCTCATACAGCTCCCTCAGCAAAGGTACTAGATGCCCTCGGAGCAAATGCTTCCAAAGGTTTATCGGAGTCTGATGTGAGGAAGAGATTAGAGCAATATGGACCAAACAGGTTGAAACCACCCAAGAAACCTAGTATATTCAATATCGTACTTAGGCAGATCGGAAATGCTATGACGGTCATTCTGA TCGCTGCTATGGCGGTTTCATTCGGTACGATGGATTGGATCAGTGGTGGAGTCATCGGTGCTTTGGTAGTCTTAAATGTTACCGTGGGAACAATTACGGAATGGCaagctgaaaag ACCGTAGCAAGTCTTGAGTCCGTTGGTGCACCTCAGGCTACTGTAATTCGATCTTCAGACGGTAGAGAAATTACTACCAAGGTCATTGCCGTCGAAGAAGTCGTTCCGGGTGATTTGGTACTGCTTAAAAATGGTGATATCGTTCCAGCCGACGGTCGAGTACTTGAAGGTCATTGTAGTAATCTGGAATGTGATGAAGCTTTCTTGACTGGTGAATCTCTGCCTGTGGCTAAACAATCGGATCctgtcgatgaagaggattgtCCCGTCGG TGATCGACTCAGCATGGTCTTCTCGGGTGCTCAGGTCACAAAAGGACGAGCTAGAGTAGTGATCACTACAACGGGTATGAACACGGAAATCGGAAAAATCGCTGAAGCACTCGAAGCAAAAGCCAAGAAGACCGATACCGGATTTGCCGCTCATTGGCACAAATTCAAGGTCATCATGGGTGTTGCCGAGACTACTCCATTACAAATCAA GTTGAACAAATTGGCCTATTTCCTACTTGGTTGTGCGATCGTAATCGCTATAATTGTTGTCGCTTCTACCGGATTCAAAGATGTTCCTCTATCCGTAGCGACATACGCTGTAGCAGCTGCTGTATCAATCTTGCCAGCTTCTCTCATTGCTGTAGTCAGTTTGACTCTGGCTCGAGCATCTACCGATCTGGCTCAAAGAAATGCTTTGGTCAGAAGGATGGACGCCATCGAAGCCTTAGCAGGCGTGGAGAATGTTTGTTCGGATAAA ACTGGTACACTCACCGTTGGTCGAATGGTCGTTCGAAAATTCTGGGTTCCCGCACTTGATCCACGAGCCAACGAATCCGCCCCTTTGAACACCCGACGAGGTCAAGCTTATTCATTCGAGACTGGATCCGATCCCTTCTATCCTCGAGGTGAAGTCCGATCCGACCGTGAAGAAATCTCACCTGCTGGAGCGGTCCTCGATCTCAAACGAAAACCACAAAGGCAACTCTCTGGAGAGTCTACACCTGAAAACGATCCTGATAGTCAAGAGATTGCGCTGCAAGAACAAGTCGTCCTAGTAGATGAGCTGGAAATTGGTCTGAGGGATTTAGCACTTTGTGCATCATTGTGTAATCAAGCTACATTATCTCGACCGGCCGATAACGAAAGTAACTGGGAAGCTAATGGAGATCCAACTGAGATTGCTTTACAAGTTGCTGCCCATAAATTAGGACATGGAAAACCGTTCTTGACTCATTCGAGACCCAACCCTAACCGAGCGGATTCGGTCCGATCGGGACATAGTGGTCGACCACCTATTGCAGGTTCAAGAGGTCATTACGAGCAAATCATCGAACACCCCTTTGATTCCACGGTCAAGAGAATGTCGATCGCCTACCGATTCGTTCCGGACGATAACAAGGAAGCGCACGTACAATGTTTCCTCAAAGGAGCTGTTGAAAGAGTTTTCGAATTGTGTACTTCTGTACATGGCGAACAGCTTACAGATgaacgaaagaaagatatcatgGTCAAAGTGGATGCGTTAGCTGCTCAAGGTCTTAGAGTTTTAGCCTTGTGCGGAAAAAGGTTACCATCCAGATCTGCCGATGAAGTCAAAGCCATGCCTAGAGATCAATTCGAAAATGATTTTGCCTTCTTGGGTCTAGCTGGTATATTCGATCCACCAAGAAAGGAATCTCCTGGTGCCGTTGCGGACTGTCTTCGAGCCGGTATCACACCTAGGATGTTGACTGGTGATCACCCCGCCACCGCCACTGCCATTGCACTCAACATTGGTATTTTGGAAAAAGCGTACTCCAAGGAAGCTGTAATGACTGGTCAACAATTTGATGCGctaagtgaagatgagattgataaattGCCAGAGCTACCTCTGGTCGTCGCCAGATGTGCTCCTGAAACCAAG GTCCGAATGGTCGATGCCATCCACCGAAGAGGTCAGAAGACAGTCATGACAGGAGACGGAGTAAACGATTCTCCCGCACTGAAACGTGCAGACGTCGGTGTGGGTATGGGAACCGGATCAGACGTTGCCAAACAATCCGCAAGAATCGTCTTGAGTGATGATAATTTCAGTACGATCATTCGAGCTATCCGAAAAGGTCGATCGGTCTTCAAAAACTTGGCTAAATTCCTGCTATATCTCTTATCTGGTAATTTGGCTGAAATCATCGTATTGATGATCGGTCTGGCAttcaaagatgaaaatggACAATCTGTATTCCCCCTATCGGCCGTAGCTGCATTATGGATCAACACTCTTGCTGCTGGACCTCCAGCCTTGGCACTTGGGCTGGAACCTACCGCTGTAGATGCGATGGAACAACCTCCTACGTCTTTCCATCAAATCTTTACTTTGGAATTCTACGTCGACTTAGTGTTTTATGGAGTATTGATGGGCGCATTGAGTCTGGTCAATTTCGTTATCGTCCTTTGGGGTTACTTTCCG GGAGACCTCGGTAGATATTGTAATGAAGGTGATTCAGAAATCTGTGATCCAGTATTCCAAGCTAGAGCTACCTGTTTCTCAACTTTggtgatcatcttgatgattcATGGATTGGAATGTAAACATCTCAGCAAAGGTATCATGCAAGTCAACCTAAGGGATAATAAAGTCTTACTCTGGTCTGTATTCGTCTTGGCCCTTGGTACT TTCCCAGTAGTTTATATTCCGGTGATCAACAATAAAGTGTTCTTACATGGCGCCTTGAAGTGGGAATGGGGTATTGTT TTTGGAATGATCTTCGTCTACTTGGGCTGTACAGAACTTTACAAATGGTGTAAGAGAATTTATATCAGAAGGACACATGTCCCAGTACCTACCAGAGGTCCATCCGATAAGACtctgaagatggagaatACCATTGCTCCTGTTTAA